A single Kribbella aluminosa DNA region contains:
- a CDS encoding ABC transporter ATP-binding protein: MKQLPLADPGLPNHRSPARYLWWVARGQSRTLAGGMTFGILWMAAQAFIPAILGRAIDEGIAALDGERLLRWTALLFVVGVVQATAGIMRHRFAVTNWLTAAYRTVQVVTRKSADLGATLPKQLATGEVVSIGAGDLSYIGNLMEISARFAGAIVAFFVVAVILLSSSTVLGLVVLIGVPVMLFALGPMLRPLHKRQSAQREAVGELNSLGSDIVAGLRVLRGIGGEESFSKRYRSESQQVRKAGVRVAGIQSVLDAAQVLLPGIFVVLVVGLGAHFALRGQLSAGSLVAFYGYATFLVLPLRTATEFANQLMRGLVAASRVIRVLKLEPDIIEPETPVRLPEHGDLVDPASGVRARDGLLTAVVSAEPDSYGTLADRLGRYDDTSEVRYGGVTLASATRADVRERILVSDTGSQLFTGVLRAELDPTGRRTDDELLAAMRTASAEDVLVALPDGLDSEVEEKGRSFSGGQRQRLVLVRALLADPSVLVLVEPTSAVDAHTEARIADRLHEHRGGRSTVVMTASPLLLDRVDEVIFVAAGRVVATGKHRELLASTPQYRRTVTRQTEAEEALR, translated from the coding sequence ATGAAACAACTCCCCCTCGCCGACCCCGGCCTCCCGAACCATCGCTCGCCGGCCCGCTACCTGTGGTGGGTCGCCCGCGGTCAGTCCCGCACGCTCGCCGGTGGCATGACGTTCGGCATCCTGTGGATGGCCGCCCAGGCGTTCATCCCGGCGATCCTCGGTCGGGCCATCGACGAGGGCATCGCGGCGCTGGACGGCGAGCGACTGCTGCGCTGGACCGCGCTGCTGTTCGTGGTCGGGGTCGTGCAGGCGACGGCCGGCATCATGCGGCACCGGTTCGCGGTCACCAACTGGCTGACCGCGGCGTACCGGACGGTCCAGGTCGTGACCCGGAAGTCGGCCGACCTGGGCGCCACGCTGCCGAAGCAGCTGGCCACCGGCGAGGTGGTCAGCATCGGCGCCGGCGACCTGTCCTACATCGGGAACCTGATGGAGATCTCGGCCCGGTTCGCGGGCGCGATCGTCGCGTTCTTCGTGGTCGCGGTGATCCTGCTGTCCTCGTCGACCGTGCTCGGGCTGGTGGTGCTGATCGGCGTACCGGTGATGCTGTTCGCCCTCGGCCCGATGCTGCGGCCGCTGCACAAGCGGCAGTCCGCGCAGCGCGAGGCGGTCGGCGAGCTGAACTCGCTGGGTTCCGACATCGTCGCCGGGTTGCGGGTGCTGCGCGGCATCGGCGGCGAGGAGTCGTTCTCCAAGCGGTACCGGAGCGAGTCCCAGCAGGTGCGCAAGGCCGGTGTGCGGGTGGCCGGGATCCAGTCCGTGCTGGACGCGGCGCAGGTACTGCTGCCCGGCATCTTCGTGGTGCTGGTCGTCGGCCTCGGCGCGCACTTCGCGTTGCGCGGTCAGCTGAGCGCGGGGTCGCTGGTCGCGTTCTACGGGTACGCGACGTTCCTGGTGCTCCCGCTACGGACGGCGACCGAGTTCGCGAACCAGCTGATGCGGGGGCTCGTGGCCGCGAGCCGCGTGATCCGGGTGCTGAAGCTGGAGCCGGACATCATCGAGCCGGAGACCCCGGTGCGGCTGCCGGAGCACGGCGACCTGGTCGACCCGGCCTCCGGCGTCCGCGCCCGCGACGGGTTGCTGACCGCGGTCGTGTCCGCCGAGCCGGACAGCTACGGCACGCTCGCAGACCGCCTCGGGAGGTACGACGACACCAGCGAGGTGCGGTACGGCGGCGTCACGCTGGCCAGCGCTACCCGGGCTGATGTCCGGGAGCGGATCCTGGTCAGCGACACCGGCTCCCAGCTGTTCACCGGTGTACTGCGCGCGGAGCTGGACCCGACCGGTCGGCGTACCGACGACGAGCTGCTGGCTGCGATGCGTACGGCGTCCGCCGAGGACGTGCTCGTGGCGCTGCCGGACGGGCTCGACTCCGAGGTGGAGGAGAAGGGCCGCTCGTTCTCCGGCGGCCAGCGTCAGCGGCTGGTGCTCGTGCGGGCGTTGCTCGCCGATCCGTCGGTGCTGGTGCTGGTCGAGCCGACCTCAGCGGTCGACGCGCACACCGAGGCGCGGATCGCGGACCGGCTGCACGAGCACCGGGGCGGCCGGAGCACCGTCGTAATGACCGCGAGCCCGCTGCTGCTGGACCGCGTCGACGAGGTGATCTTCGTCGCCGCCGGCCGTGTCGTTGCCACCGGCAAGCACCGCGAGCTGCTCGCGTCCACCCCGCAGTACCGCCGGACCGTCACCCGTCAGACCGAAGCAGAGGAGGCCCTGCGATGA
- a CDS encoding lysoplasmalogenase has translation MTRGRGWLIGYGVLTVAQLVTIAIGETWSQLITKVLLMPTLAVWARLNGGPVTLLVALVASLAGDVLLQVDQLLPGMLAFGVAHVCYVVLFARRARKRSLLLVAAYGVVWLGALVLLWPGLGDNQIPVAVYSLLVTATAVTSGWNGWRAGVGGALFLISDGLIGAGMAGHDFTARDYLVMATYCVAQYLLSSGLLRGDSR, from the coding sequence ATGACGAGGGGACGGGGCTGGCTGATCGGGTACGGCGTACTGACGGTGGCGCAGCTGGTCACGATCGCGATCGGTGAGACGTGGTCGCAGCTGATCACCAAGGTGCTGCTGATGCCGACGCTGGCGGTGTGGGCGCGGCTGAACGGTGGCCCGGTGACGTTGCTGGTCGCTCTGGTTGCGTCGTTGGCCGGGGACGTCCTGCTGCAGGTGGACCAGCTGCTACCGGGCATGCTGGCGTTCGGGGTGGCGCATGTCTGCTACGTGGTGCTGTTCGCCCGCCGTGCTCGTAAGCGGTCGCTCTTGCTCGTAGCGGCGTACGGTGTGGTCTGGCTGGGGGCTCTGGTGCTGCTGTGGCCCGGTCTTGGCGACAACCAGATCCCCGTAGCGGTCTACTCGTTACTGGTCACGGCTACGGCTGTCACGAGCGGCTGGAACGGCTGGCGCGCGGGTGTGGGCGGTGCGCTGTTCTTGATCTCGGACGGGCTCATCGGCGCGGGTATGGCAGGACATGACTTCACAGCGCGCGACTATCTGGTGATGGCGACGTACTGCGTCGCGCAGTACCTGCTGTCGAGTGGTCTGCTGCGTGGTGACAGTCGGTAG
- a CDS encoding glycerophosphodiester phosphodiesterase, whose protein sequence is MLVIAHRGASGYRPEHTPAAYRLAAAQGADYLEPDLVATLDGVLVCRHENEISGTTDVAEHPVFADRKITKIVDGTAVTGWFVEDFTYAELRTLRARERMPALRANNTAYDGLEEIPTFDDVVRLARRESARLGRPIGVIPEIKHPAYFRRLGLPLEELLTERILALRLRPEEIMVQSFEPTSLRRLSVMTQVPLVQLIDAESAPNDFLRTGDGRTYADLIEPRGLREVATYAQVLAPHKDLVVPRTADGCLGEPTRLVDHAHRAGLAVQVWTFRAERRFLPTATDFPTELTRFAALGLQGVFCDHPDQAVAVLRKSALNV, encoded by the coding sequence ATGTTGGTGATCGCGCATCGGGGAGCGAGTGGCTACCGCCCGGAACACACTCCGGCGGCCTACCGGCTGGCCGCGGCCCAGGGAGCCGACTACCTGGAACCGGACCTGGTCGCCACCCTCGACGGCGTCCTGGTCTGCCGGCACGAGAACGAGATCTCCGGTACGACGGACGTCGCGGAGCACCCGGTCTTCGCGGACCGGAAGATCACCAAGATCGTCGACGGGACCGCCGTCACCGGGTGGTTCGTGGAGGACTTCACGTACGCCGAGCTGCGCACGCTGCGGGCCCGTGAGCGGATGCCCGCGCTCCGGGCGAACAACACGGCGTACGACGGGCTGGAGGAGATTCCCACCTTCGACGACGTGGTCCGGCTTGCCCGCCGGGAGTCGGCGCGGCTGGGGCGGCCGATCGGGGTGATCCCGGAGATCAAGCACCCGGCGTACTTCCGGCGGCTCGGTCTGCCGCTCGAGGAACTGCTCACCGAGCGCATCCTGGCGCTCCGGCTGCGTCCCGAGGAGATCATGGTGCAGTCGTTCGAGCCGACGAGCCTGCGCCGGCTGTCGGTGATGACCCAGGTGCCGCTGGTGCAGCTGATCGACGCCGAGAGCGCGCCGAACGACTTCCTGCGGACGGGGGACGGACGGACGTACGCCGACCTGATCGAGCCGCGGGGGCTCCGGGAGGTGGCGACGTACGCGCAGGTGCTGGCGCCCCACAAGGACCTCGTCGTACCGCGTACCGCGGACGGCTGCCTCGGGGAGCCGACCAGGCTGGTCGACCACGCGCACCGTGCTGGCCTGGCGGTCCAGGTGTGGACGTTCCGCGCCGAGCGGCGCTTCCTGCCGACAGCTACCGATTTCCCGACCGAACTGACCCGTTTCGCCGCACTGGGGCTGCAGGGCGTCTTCTGCGACCACCCGGACCAGGCGGTCGCAGTACTGCGTAAGTCGGCTCTGAACGTGTAG
- a CDS encoding PspC domain-containing protein — protein MTNSNAPFQNLSGKVLRRSANQRMLSGVSGGIAEYLNVDVTLVRLGWVGLTLITGGAAMIGYAVAWIVIPESDGKAVWQNVQHSVNLHQNQDSTEQDIASRIYDDTNTKPPAA, from the coding sequence ATGACGAACTCCAACGCACCGTTCCAGAACCTCTCCGGCAAGGTCCTCCGGCGCTCCGCGAACCAGCGGATGCTCTCCGGCGTCTCCGGCGGCATCGCCGAGTACCTGAACGTCGACGTGACCCTGGTCCGCCTCGGCTGGGTCGGCCTTACGCTGATCACCGGTGGCGCCGCGATGATCGGCTACGCGGTCGCCTGGATCGTGATCCCCGAGTCCGACGGCAAGGCCGTCTGGCAGAACGTCCAGCACTCGGTGAACCTGCACCAGAACCAGGACTCCACCGAGCAGGACATCGCCTCCCGCATCTACGACGACACCAACACCAAGCCCCCGGCGGCGTGA
- a CDS encoding sigma factor translates to MDEFTEYVTARWPTLVRSAVLLGCTPSEAEDLVQSALERCLLKWNRVRMAEDRDAYVHRVLVNCFRSSRRRRWHGELPSSRPPSVRRPSSPRTRRPRLPHRRRPACSASATLRSPYRRTG, encoded by the coding sequence ATGGACGAGTTCACCGAGTACGTGACCGCACGCTGGCCGACGCTGGTCCGGTCGGCGGTCCTGCTCGGCTGTACGCCGTCCGAGGCGGAGGACCTCGTCCAGTCCGCGCTGGAGCGCTGCCTGCTCAAGTGGAACCGGGTGCGCATGGCGGAGGACAGGGACGCGTACGTGCACCGCGTACTGGTCAACTGCTTCCGCTCCTCCCGCAGACGCCGCTGGCACGGGGAGCTGCCGTCGTCGCGGCCGCCATCGGTGCGACGACCCTCCTCACCCCGCACCCGCAGACCACGCCTGCCGCACCGCCGCCGACCCGCCTGTTCGGCTTCGGCCACGCTGCGATCGCCGTACCGGCGGACTGGTTGA
- a CDS encoding PASTA domain-containing protein: protein MTNKAACGTPQQDTVLIDDPSATHFCSARRPDGVDSVQLSGRRSLDFHADEAFEIDGVRAERQHTTCSTSSHSPTSDSVLCSGAVGIPSLTVWFRADSSTSAQEVDRMLSRIQIVQGRPGVPSYSSLGGAPTGPLVAGYTPVLKAAGLKAHSKPVKSLSYPAGTILGVSPAVGTMLPVGAIVTVTVAK, encoded by the coding sequence TTGACCAACAAGGCCGCCTGCGGTACACCCCAGCAGGACACGGTCCTGATCGACGACCCGAGCGCGACGCACTTCTGTTCGGCCCGCCGGCCGGACGGCGTGGACAGCGTTCAGCTGAGCGGCCGGCGCTCCCTCGACTTCCACGCCGACGAGGCGTTCGAGATCGACGGAGTGCGTGCCGAGCGCCAGCACACGACCTGCTCGACCTCCTCGCACTCTCCGACGTCCGACTCGGTGCTCTGCAGCGGCGCGGTCGGTATCCCATCGCTCACGGTGTGGTTCCGGGCCGACTCCTCGACGAGCGCCCAGGAGGTCGACCGGATGCTCAGCCGGATCCAGATCGTGCAGGGCCGGCCCGGCGTACCCAGCTATTCGTCGCTCGGCGGCGCGCCGACCGGGCCGCTCGTTGCCGGCTACACGCCGGTGCTCAAGGCCGCCGGGCTGAAGGCACACTCCAAGCCGGTGAAGTCGCTCAGCTATCCGGCCGGGACGATTCTCGGGGTTTCGCCAGCGGTGGGGACGATGTTGCCGGTCGGGGCGATCGTGACGGTGACGGTTGCGAAGTAG
- a CDS encoding MmcQ/YjbR family DNA-binding protein: MDVAAVVKVMVGLPGVEEQEGWAGQPVFKVRNKSFAYLSEDQTRMHLKALREEQEALVAEDPEAYAPSWDGGRFAWVLVRLELADEEELGELVTEAWRLTAPKYLIAQLDT; this comes from the coding sequence ATGGATGTGGCGGCGGTGGTGAAGGTGATGGTTGGGTTGCCGGGGGTGGAGGAGCAGGAGGGGTGGGCTGGGCAGCCGGTGTTCAAGGTGCGGAACAAGAGTTTTGCGTACCTGTCCGAGGACCAGACGCGGATGCACCTGAAGGCGCTCCGCGAGGAGCAGGAGGCGCTGGTCGCGGAGGATCCGGAGGCTTATGCGCCGTCGTGGGACGGCGGGCGGTTCGCGTGGGTCCTGGTTCGGCTGGAGCTGGCCGACGAGGAGGAGCTGGGTGAGCTTGTCACGGAGGCCTGGCGGCTGACGGCTCCGAAGTACCTGATTGCCCAGCTGGACACCTGA
- the groL gene encoding chaperonin GroEL (60 kDa chaperone family; promotes refolding of misfolded polypeptides especially under stressful conditions; forms two stacked rings of heptamers to form a barrel-shaped 14mer; ends can be capped by GroES; misfolded proteins enter the barrel where they are refolded when GroES binds), with the protein MPKLIAFDEEARRGLERGMNILADAVKVTLGPKGRNVVLEKKWGAPTITNDGVSIAKEIELEDPYEKIGAELVKEVAKKTDDVAGDGTTTATVLAQALVREGLRNVAAGANPMGLKKGIEKATEAVSEQLLALAKPVETREQIAATASISAADTQVGSIIAEAMDKVGKEGVITVEESNTFGLELELTEGMRFDKGYISPYFVTDTDRMEAVLDDPYILVVNSKIGSIKDLVPVLEKVMQTGKPLAIIAEDVEGEALATLVVNKIKGTFKAVAVKAPGFGDRRKAMLVDIAVLTGGEVISEEVGLKLDTVDLELLGQARKIVVTKDETTIVEGSGDADQITGRVNQIRAEIEKSDSDYDREKLQERLAKLAGGVAVIKVGAATEVELKERKHRIEDAVRNAKAAVEEGIVAGGGVALLQASVAAFEKLELEGDEATGAEIVRKAVEAPLKQIAVNAGLEGGVVVEKVRNLEPGHGLNAATGEYVDLIKTGIIDPAKVTRSALQNAASIAALFLTTEAVIADKPEKAAAGPGGAPDMGGMDF; encoded by the coding sequence ATGCCCAAGCTGATTGCTTTCGATGAAGAGGCGCGCCGCGGCCTCGAGCGGGGAATGAACATCCTCGCCGACGCCGTGAAGGTGACGCTCGGCCCGAAGGGCCGCAATGTCGTGCTGGAGAAGAAGTGGGGCGCCCCCACGATCACCAACGACGGTGTCTCCATCGCCAAGGAGATCGAGCTCGAGGACCCGTACGAGAAGATCGGGGCCGAGCTCGTCAAGGAAGTTGCCAAGAAGACCGACGACGTCGCGGGTGACGGTACGACGACCGCCACCGTGCTGGCCCAGGCCCTCGTCCGCGAGGGGCTGCGCAACGTCGCCGCCGGCGCCAACCCGATGGGCCTGAAGAAGGGCATCGAGAAGGCCACCGAGGCGGTCAGCGAGCAGTTGCTGGCGCTGGCCAAGCCGGTCGAGACCCGTGAGCAGATCGCGGCGACGGCGTCCATCTCGGCCGCCGACACCCAGGTCGGCTCGATCATCGCCGAGGCGATGGACAAGGTCGGCAAGGAAGGTGTCATCACCGTCGAGGAGAGCAACACCTTCGGCCTCGAGCTCGAGCTCACCGAGGGTATGCGCTTCGACAAGGGCTACATCTCGCCGTACTTCGTGACCGACACCGACCGGATGGAGGCCGTCCTCGACGACCCGTACATCCTGGTGGTGAACAGCAAGATCGGCAGCATCAAGGACCTGGTCCCGGTGCTGGAGAAGGTCATGCAGACCGGCAAGCCGCTGGCGATCATCGCCGAGGACGTCGAGGGCGAGGCCCTGGCCACCCTGGTCGTCAACAAGATCAAGGGCACCTTCAAGGCCGTCGCCGTCAAGGCGCCGGGCTTCGGTGACCGCCGTAAGGCCATGCTGGTCGACATCGCGGTACTGACCGGCGGCGAGGTGATCTCCGAGGAGGTCGGCCTCAAGCTGGACACCGTCGACCTGGAGCTGCTCGGCCAGGCCCGCAAGATCGTCGTCACCAAGGACGAGACGACCATCGTCGAGGGCTCGGGCGACGCCGACCAGATCACCGGCCGGGTGAACCAGATCCGCGCCGAGATCGAGAAGTCGGACTCCGACTACGACCGCGAGAAGCTGCAGGAGCGGCTGGCCAAGCTGGCCGGTGGCGTTGCGGTGATCAAGGTCGGCGCGGCCACCGAGGTCGAGCTGAAGGAGCGCAAGCACCGCATCGAGGACGCCGTTCGGAACGCGAAGGCGGCCGTCGAGGAGGGCATCGTCGCCGGTGGTGGCGTCGCGCTCCTGCAGGCGTCCGTGGCGGCGTTCGAGAAGCTGGAGCTCGAGGGTGACGAGGCGACCGGCGCGGAGATCGTGCGCAAGGCCGTCGAGGCGCCGCTGAAGCAGATCGCCGTGAACGCCGGCCTCGAGGGTGGCGTCGTGGTGGAGAAGGTCCGCAACCTCGAGCCGGGTCACGGTCTGAACGCCGCGACCGGTGAGTACGTCGACCTGATCAAGACCGGCATCATCGACCCGGCCAAGGTGACGCGCTCGGCGCTGCAGAACGCGGCGTCCATCGCGGCCCTGTTCCTCACCACCGAGGCCGTCATCGCCGACAAGCCGGAGAAGGCAGCAGCCGGTCCGGGTGGCGCGCCCGACATGGGCGGCATGGACTTCTGA
- a CDS encoding glycoside hydrolase family 6 protein, whose amino-acid sequence MPTLRPVAAGLLLTAALLVFGRPASGLAEATGDPLQLTDGLYVDPASDAAAYVRRHPEDTELASKIAGQPSARWIGAWSGDVQAGVTAYTTAAAKADKLPVLVTDNLPGRQCGIGGGAASDAAYRTWISAVSDGIGTRPAVVVLEPDALARLDCYPTSEWNARIALLKYAVGVLAAKNPNTWAYLDAGNVTSGDAKEIARRLRLADVGKIRGFALNTANYFTTEQSISRGTGILAALGGGSHYVIDTSRNGNGSDGSSCNPPARRLGMPPSPAPTPVDLHLWLRTPGESDGPCGLTPDLPVRVFSPVLAHHLISGT is encoded by the coding sequence ATGCCGACTCTGCGTCCCGTGGCCGCCGGCCTGTTGCTGACCGCCGCGCTGCTCGTCTTCGGCCGGCCCGCGTCCGGGCTGGCCGAAGCGACCGGCGACCCACTGCAGCTGACCGACGGCCTGTACGTCGATCCCGCCTCGGACGCGGCGGCCTACGTACGGCGGCATCCCGAGGACACCGAGCTCGCGTCGAAGATCGCCGGTCAGCCGTCGGCGCGGTGGATCGGCGCGTGGAGCGGCGACGTGCAGGCGGGCGTCACGGCGTACACGACCGCTGCCGCCAAGGCGGACAAACTGCCGGTGCTGGTGACGGACAACCTCCCTGGGCGGCAGTGCGGGATCGGCGGCGGGGCCGCGTCGGATGCGGCGTACCGGACCTGGATCTCGGCGGTGTCGGACGGGATCGGGACGCGGCCCGCGGTGGTGGTGCTGGAGCCGGACGCGCTCGCACGGCTCGACTGCTACCCGACGTCGGAGTGGAACGCGCGGATCGCGCTGCTGAAGTACGCCGTCGGAGTGCTGGCGGCGAAGAACCCGAACACCTGGGCGTACCTGGACGCCGGGAACGTGACGTCGGGTGACGCGAAGGAGATCGCCCGGCGGCTGCGGCTCGCGGACGTCGGGAAGATTCGCGGGTTCGCGCTGAACACCGCGAACTACTTCACCACCGAGCAGTCGATCTCCCGCGGCACCGGCATTCTGGCGGCGCTCGGCGGCGGCTCGCACTACGTCATCGACACCAGCCGCAACGGCAACGGCTCCGACGGCAGCTCCTGCAACCCACCCGCCCGCAGGCTGGGCATGCCCCCGTCGCCCGCCCCCACCCCCGTCGACCTCCACCTCTGGCTCCGCACCCCCGGCGAATCCGACGGCCCCTGCGGCCTGACGCCGGATCTCCCGGTCCGGGTGTTCTCGCCAGTGCTGGCGCACCACCTGATCTCCGGCACCTGA
- a CDS encoding ribonuclease domain-containing protein, giving the protein MRTLIAAVTLATTAAFGSTAYAAPTAPTSYVAPTSYVAPYSATAIGTCALSSLPSQAADTLGLIHSGGPFPYKQDGTVFSNREGILPSQSSGYYHEYTVITPGSPDRGARRLIGGGAKTTPAHVYYTSDHYASFCEVDEKS; this is encoded by the coding sequence ATGAGAACCCTCATCGCTGCCGTGACCCTGGCGACCACCGCCGCCTTCGGGTCCACGGCATACGCCGCCCCAACCGCCCCGACTTCTTACGTAGCCCCGACCTCGTACGTCGCGCCGTACAGCGCAACTGCGATCGGCACCTGCGCGCTCAGCTCGCTGCCGTCGCAGGCCGCCGACACCCTCGGCCTGATCCACTCCGGCGGGCCGTTCCCGTACAAGCAGGACGGCACCGTCTTCTCGAACCGGGAGGGCATCCTGCCGTCCCAGTCGTCCGGCTACTACCACGAGTACACCGTGATCACGCCCGGCTCCCCCGACCGCGGCGCCCGCCGGCTGATCGGGGGCGGCGCGAAGACCACGCCCGCGCACGTCTACTACACGAGCGACCACTACGCCTCGTTCTGTGAGGTCGACGAGAAGAGCTAG
- a CDS encoding GNAT family N-acetyltransferase: MNIRTTVEADLGTILALIEQKSVNTVTAERYREYVAAGYYKHDWSWVAEENGAIQALAIWWGVPDEQHPYSIDGLYYVGGDDQVPVWTELLKHAVASRPDGQEPPEYHFFLDSDWENEPDVVAALEPRMEAAAAVGMTSVTDRLRYEWKPAYGLPQRSTRLRFEPADDEAFVDVFMRVSQGSLDASTAREIARLGVEQAAREELAMYKSMPGDRGLWRVAYDGAELVGFAMPSANAGGPVVGYLGVVPEHRGRGLSDDLLAEITHLLAETGAEQIRADTDFGNVPMARSFERLGYRKFAVRRVLSFPEN, encoded by the coding sequence GTGAACATCCGCACCACCGTCGAGGCCGACCTCGGCACCATCCTTGCTCTGATCGAGCAGAAGTCCGTCAACACCGTCACCGCCGAGCGGTACCGCGAGTACGTCGCCGCCGGCTACTACAAGCACGACTGGAGCTGGGTCGCCGAGGAGAACGGCGCGATCCAGGCGCTGGCGATCTGGTGGGGCGTCCCGGACGAGCAGCACCCGTACAGCATCGACGGCCTGTACTACGTCGGCGGCGACGACCAGGTCCCGGTGTGGACCGAGCTGCTGAAGCACGCCGTCGCGTCCCGCCCGGACGGCCAGGAGCCACCGGAGTACCACTTCTTCCTGGACAGCGACTGGGAGAACGAGCCGGACGTCGTCGCCGCGCTCGAGCCGCGGATGGAGGCGGCCGCCGCGGTCGGGATGACCAGCGTCACCGACCGGCTGCGGTACGAGTGGAAGCCGGCGTACGGGCTGCCGCAGCGGTCCACCCGGCTGCGGTTCGAGCCGGCCGACGACGAGGCGTTCGTCGACGTGTTCATGCGGGTCAGTCAGGGCAGCCTGGACGCCTCGACGGCGCGGGAGATCGCCCGGCTGGGCGTCGAACAAGCGGCCCGCGAGGAGCTCGCGATGTACAAGTCGATGCCGGGCGACCGGGGGCTGTGGCGGGTCGCGTACGACGGTGCCGAGCTGGTCGGGTTCGCGATGCCGTCGGCGAACGCGGGCGGGCCGGTCGTCGGGTACCTCGGCGTCGTACCGGAGCACCGCGGGCGCGGGCTGAGCGACGACCTGCTGGCGGAGATCACGCATCTGCTCGCGGAGACCGGCGCCGAGCAGATCCGCGCCGACACCGACTTCGGGAACGTGCCGATGGCGAGGAGTTTCGAGCGCCTCGGGTACCGGAAGTTCGCCGTACGCCGGGTGCTGTCGTTCCCAGAGAACTGA
- a CDS encoding FHA domain-containing protein, with the protein MPRPASPLDLSGGPAPTTPPAPAAPAATAEWVVERWVDPDWYAVQQSDDPCPSPGLPAIIPLVEKSLLIGRPSRSRGISPEVDCGDDTGVSRRQAQLTTDGQRWWVEDLQSSNGTYVASAAGPLPETPIVPGQRQELNPDDRIYVGAWTRLVVRKATPEELAGQA; encoded by the coding sequence ATGCCCCGCCCGGCCTCCCCGCTCGACCTGTCCGGTGGCCCGGCTCCCACCACCCCGCCGGCACCGGCAGCACCGGCGGCAACAGCCGAGTGGGTAGTGGAGCGGTGGGTCGACCCCGACTGGTACGCCGTACAGCAAAGCGACGACCCCTGCCCGTCCCCCGGCCTCCCCGCGATCATCCCGCTCGTCGAGAAGAGCCTGCTGATCGGCCGCCCGTCCCGCAGCCGCGGCATCTCCCCAGAGGTCGACTGCGGCGACGACACCGGCGTCAGCCGCCGCCAGGCCCAGCTGACCACCGACGGCCAGCGCTGGTGGGTCGAGGACCTCCAGTCCTCCAACGGCACGTACGTCGCCTCCGCCGCCGGCCCGCTCCCGGAAACCCCGATCGTCCCCGGCCAGCGCCAGGAGCTGAACCCCGACGACCGCATCTACGTCGGCGCCTGGACTCGCCTCGTCGTCCGCAAGGCCACCCCGGAAGAACTAGCCGGCCAGGCCTAA